The Prunus dulcis unplaced genomic scaffold, ALMONDv2, whole genome shotgun sequence genomic sequence tgctgatatttttctcgggtattaGGAGTATGTTTAGACGTAAGTTTAGATATatcttgaatgatgaatgaggttgTTTATTTATAGGAGCATCGGGGCTAAGGTTTAGTAGAGAATATGCTGAGTTTATTCTCTACCCAAATTTGTAGGGATCGAGTCGGACttagataatatctgaattaaatgatattatctcatTTTATggagataatatctgaattaaatgatattatctcatTTTATGGAGATAATATctaaattaaatgatattatctcattttatgaagataatatctaaattaatgatattatcttctctttattatgataatatataaattaatgatattatcttattaaataaagataatatcatattaattaaattatttatcccaattaattaattagccagataaactggttcaattaattaatttaatagaTAATATTCTTTTTCACGTGGCGTACTGTGATTGAAGacgaaaatatttgctcccacatgatcaatcataaaataacaaagaGCTTATAACTCAAGTCGTTAAGATTAATTATTCGTGCATCcgaaggaggaaaaaaaatcataaaaagtCAAATATATTAGagagactttggaaaaggccaaaggagagataaattttttaaaagaagccaaaatgaacaaaaatacccttatttatttttggatttcctaaatAATCATTTACATTTACAtatctttgatttgaaagttgagagatttttttgtcttttttgaaaaagctttagtttttttccaaaagtgaaaaaaattttgtggcaaaaacctaaatttactaagAAAAATATCTGGCAGTGAAGAAGTTATAACTTAAGTTAATAGCCAAGATAAATAGTAAAAACTCTACACcgtttttacccaaaaaaaaaaaaaactctgcACCGTTAAATAAGTAAAACAGAAAactattaaaagaaaaacatccATCTTCACAAATAATCACTTCCCATCTCATTCTGGTAAGTTAGCAGATCAATATGcaaatcctctctctctctctcttttattttttttataatcaagCAAATCCTCTCTCTTAGACAACTTCTCTCACTCATTCCGAAACCCAGATTTCAAACCCATATTAATTGTTAATTTGTGAGTAACatcaaaaccttttttttcctggtCACCCAAAACATATATTTCAATCCCTCGTCGTTGACATTTTGCAAGATGTGGGAAGAGATGGCGTTGCGTATCCTACCAAGATTGCCTTCCAAATCTCTAATGCGATTTAAATGTGTTCGTAAATCGTGGTACACTGTGATCAACAATCCTATGTTTGTGGAAACTCACCTCTCTAATTCGATGAACAATAAACTGTCCACTTGCGTTCTTTTCAATCGTTCTGTACACAGCAACGCTAACACTGGTGGGAAGGATTTTGGATTATCCTTCCTATATCTTCACAATGATTATGATGATTCTGAGCATAACATCAATTCTGTTGTCGAGGACATCAAATTTCCACTTTCTACAGTACAATTTATTGGTCTCGAGGTTATAGAATCTCTAAATATTAGAGCCCATTGTAATGGGATAGTTTATTTATGTGACGATGCTGGTAACAACCATGTTTTATGCAATCCAGCAATCAAGGAACTCAAGCTTCTTCCCAAATCATGCCTTCCCAATTGGAGGTACTGTAATGTGGGGATTGGATATGATCCCAAATCTAAAGATTACAAAGTTCATAGAATTGCATATTATGGTGGGGATGTTTTTGTTGAGGCTCTGGAAATGTTTCCTCCTAGAGTTGAAATATACACCTTCTGTACTGATTCTTGGAGCGAGATGAAGAATAATTCGTTAGAAACAGATGCAACTTTCTTTTGGCCTGTTGATTTCCAGATGTACTTCAAGGGAATTTGTTATTGGGTGGGGTATGAGCAACCAAAACAATTCAACTCTCCCTACGATCCATTGGAGGATGATGAAAAGAAGCCAATGGTCATTTTATTTGATACAGGTGATGAGGTATTTCATAATATAGTGTTTCCAGATAGTATATCTATGTATGAAGGATCACCTCATTGTTATGATATGTGTTGTGATATGCGCATTATACTgtggaatggatttattgcTCTTTTTGGCATCAACCGTTTTAGTGCATTGCCTGAATCCTATGAAGTTTGGGTGTTGGATGACTTTGACGGTGCTAAGGGTTCTTGGACAAACCACTTTACTTTTGAGCCAGTGATGGACATTAAGAGGGTATTGGAATTTTGGAAGAGTGATGAGATTCTTATGGTTACCCAAGATGGAGATATAGTATCTTACAGCCTTGAAACTGAGAAGCTTAAGAATCTTCCCATGAATAACCTATCTGATTTCGAAACTATTGTGTATGTGAATAGTTTAGTTCCGATCACAGGTTTGATCCTGTAGATAAATTTATAGCAATATAATTACTCGCGTTTTCTCTATGGTTTAAAAGCTTGATAAACTATTCAATATacacagtcctgatctcttggacccctgtagtccaagagatttatggtcactcaccgttggatataaattcaacggttcactcatttatgacttgaatcgggtaataatcatttatgtcatattgcatttatatatatcattttgaaccattgaattaatatccaacggtgggtgaccacaatctcttggactcctgtggtccaagagatcgggactgtcaATATACAATATGCCatacctatatatataaagcaaaatgtaaagaatggtaaaacattcaaaataccaaaaattgccattagttaatgcaaacatgaagaattgaaattattaattaaatgaggataatatggtaaattcacactttttcatattaaaaaaattaaaataaaaagaaaaataagataatagatcatatttttatggaacacaattacccattatcttttttaattctaaaatatattaatatttttttttaaacaaaaagcCTTTCGCAGGCGCAGAAACCCGTGTGGAGAGGCTAGTTGTTATTTAGAGTTGAGGTTTTTGTactttttatttctattaGCCCCTTGGCACACACTCACGCATGTGccaatttgttttattttttattttttattttattttagaattaagaaaagataatatgggtagttatgttccataaaagtatgacctattatctgattttttttttaatatgaaaaagtgaatttaccatattatcctcatttaattaatatttttaatttttaatgtttgaattaaccaatgtcattttctagtattttgaatgtttcaccattctctacATTTTGCTTAatatatactagcctctcTGCACTCGCTTCCGCGCCTGCGAGAGgcgctttttttatttaaaaaaatttaaattttattttagaattaaaaaagataatggatgttgtgttccataaaaataggatctattatcttttttttttttaattttaattttttaaatatgaaaatatgtgaatttaccatattatcctcatttaattaataatttcaattcttaatgtttgcattaaccaatgacattttatggtattttgaatgtttcaccattctctgccttttgctttatatacaCTAGTCTTTCAGCACGCGCTTCTGCGCCTgcgagaggttttttttaaaaaaaataaataaattattttagaattaaaaaagataatgggtagttgtgttccactaaaataggattcattatctgttttttcttttaattttaattttttatatatgaaaaagtgtgaatttaccatattatcctcatttaattaataattttaattcttaatgttttgattaaccaatggcattttctggtattttgaatatttcactattctctgccttttgctttatatatatagatatatattaGTCTGATAAAATTctatcccttttttttttattaaaaatgaaagcttgattaaaaaaaaaagtaccaaTAAGGATGAAGTTCTGTTGAaattacattaatttcttttcatcTAAGAATATGAGTTCGTGTAGCCTAAAATACAGCATCTCCAACAACCTCTTCAACAATTTTAGAATGCTAAAATAGATGAGCCACATTAGCAAAATTCTCTTCAACATACTTGTCAAACTCAGTCACTAAAGCTGAaacccttttctctctcttcaaaatTGACAGTTGGCTCCTCAAACCATTTAGATTATTAAACTGTCATTTTTCCTCATTTCCGTTACTTTTTACAAATTTCAATCAAATTTTCATCCATATTAAGGgtaaattcattatttttaattaaaattataccctattaaaatactaaataataataactttaTTTCCTATATAATTCTTCCTTGGATAActttatatatgttattaGTTAATCTTCAACCttcactattattttttaagcatgACAAATCAAGTTGGTTTacatctttaattatttttcaattgttgataaataataaatataagaacATGTAGCATGTTCAATGAATAATGTTAAAAGTATACAATATTGTagtaaaaaattataaacaaattacTAGGgtgtgttttattttctttcattaattactccAGATTTTCTAAGTCACGTAATTTGTCAACTCgcaatataatcaacttaaatcacttAAACCCTCTATGCAATGTATTTCATTCCAATTtttgactaaataaacttattctaaagtttcattaaatttttttatgtatttatcaCGATTTATGTGGTTTTTattatcaaatttttattgatattgatatttttctaatattttcatCGATATTTTCGTATTTTTAAACCActaatattttcaaaatcctctatatttaaaatattaatttttacacATTTTAAGAGCTACATTTGACCTATAATCCATGGGTGGAGATGGCCTAAACGGGGGTTGTTGGGATGGTTGCATGTCCTTAAGACATCCCATGCGTCCATGGACTTTAAAGTCTCAACAATAGCATCAGGAAGTCATTATTAGAGCTCTAACATTCCATGTGCCCATTGACTTTGGCAGTTTACCGTCTTAGAATAGCATAAAAAAGATCACTACTACAactttaatattataattatttctACCACAAAATCTAATTTATAATCGGTTTGCAAACTCtactattttgttataaaagaTAGGATGCTTCCAGTCGGAATTTTTTGCTCACCATGCAATTGTATATGATTTaacattcttttttatttatttattttattaaaggGATActgggaaaatgaaaaataaaacataaaaattagaGGGCATGTCCATATAAATACTTTTAAccatttaattacaaatttcACATAATTACATTCCTCTTTGCTTTAAATCTAATGATATATACTTTTTCAAATTAGTTCCTTGAACTAGcttgattttttgtttacCCCATTTGCTACTCGAACTAGCTAGATGACTAGCTTAAAAACATTTTATAgttgaataaaattatgtCCACTTAAATTTAAATTCCAAATGTAAGTCAATCATGTTTTTATAGGAGCTATACGCTCAACCTTAAAGTTATGTGTTGATTTTTTTAGGAGCA encodes the following:
- the LOC117613496 gene encoding F-box/kelch-repeat protein At3g06240-like — its product is MWEEMALRILPRLPSKSLMRFKCVRKSWYTVINNPMFVETHLSNSMNNKLSTCVLFNRSVHSNANTGGKDFGLSFLYLHNDYDDSEHNINSVVEDIKFPLSTVQFIGLEVIESLNIRAHCNGIVYLCDDAGNNHVLCNPAIKELKLLPKSCLPNWRYCNVGIGYDPKSKDYKVHRIAYYGGDVFVEALEMFPPRVEIYTFCTDSWSEMKNNSLETDATFFWPVDFQMYFKGICYWVGYEQPKQFNSPYDPLEDDEKKPMVILFDTGDEVFHNIVFPDSISMYEGSPHCYDMCCDMRIILWNGFIALFGINRFSALPESYEVWVLDDFDGAKGSWTNHFTFEPVMDIKRVLEFWKSDEILMVTQDGDIVSYSLETEKLKNLPMNNLSDFETIVYVNSLVPITGLIL